From Marivirga harenae, one genomic window encodes:
- the guaB gene encoding IMP dehydrogenase gives MSLDTSKFVYEALTYDDVLLLPGYSEVLPRETDTSSKLTRNITLNIPLISSAMDTVTEHHLAIAMALEGGMGFIHKNMSIEQHAMEVRKVKRSQSGMILDPITLHINSTVGDALKIMRENKIGGIPVVDSNKKLLGIVTNRDLRFQKDNKVSVEKVMTSEKLITAEEGINLEGAEEVLQEYKIEKLPIINKSGTLMGLITYKDILKKKDKPNACKDEFGRLRVGAAVGVTGDIDERIDALVKAGVDVVTIDTAHGHSKGVIDTAARIKKAYPDLELIVGNIATPEAAKALVDAGADAVKVGVGPGSICTTRVVAGVGAPQLSAVYETYKAIKDTGVPIIADGGIRFSGDVVKALAGGADSVMIGSLLAGTEEAPGEMILFEGRKFKSYRGMGSVEAMNMGSKDRYFQDAEDDIKKLVPEGISGRVPFKGLVSEVLHQMIGGLKAGMGYCGAANLAQLKEAKFVKITAAGVAESHPHDVHITREAPNYSRK, from the coding sequence ATGAGCTTAGACACATCCAAATTCGTTTACGAAGCTTTAACCTACGATGACGTATTACTGCTTCCAGGATATTCAGAAGTATTACCAAGAGAAACTGACACTTCCTCAAAATTAACAAGAAATATAACTTTAAATATTCCTTTGATTTCCTCTGCTATGGACACCGTAACAGAGCATCATTTGGCCATTGCTATGGCGCTTGAAGGCGGCATGGGATTTATCCATAAAAATATGTCTATCGAGCAGCATGCGATGGAAGTCAGGAAAGTAAAGCGTTCACAAAGTGGAATGATCTTAGATCCAATCACTTTGCATATCAATAGCACAGTGGGCGATGCTTTGAAAATCATGAGGGAAAATAAGATCGGTGGTATTCCAGTTGTAGATTCCAACAAAAAATTGTTAGGAATTGTAACTAATCGAGATTTAAGATTTCAGAAAGACAATAAAGTTTCGGTTGAGAAAGTGATGACAAGTGAGAAATTAATTACCGCTGAAGAAGGTATTAATTTGGAGGGAGCTGAAGAAGTCTTACAAGAATATAAAATTGAAAAACTACCGATTATTAATAAATCAGGAACTTTGATGGGTTTGATTACCTACAAAGATATTTTGAAGAAAAAAGATAAACCTAACGCTTGCAAGGATGAATTTGGACGATTAAGGGTTGGCGCTGCTGTTGGAGTAACTGGCGATATCGATGAGAGAATCGATGCCTTAGTTAAAGCAGGTGTAGATGTTGTGACTATCGACACAGCGCACGGTCATAGCAAGGGAGTAATTGATACCGCAGCTCGTATAAAGAAGGCTTACCCTGATTTAGAACTAATTGTTGGAAATATTGCTACCCCAGAAGCGGCCAAAGCATTGGTAGATGCAGGCGCAGATGCCGTAAAAGTAGGGGTTGGTCCAGGCAGTATTTGTACGACAAGAGTGGTGGCCGGAGTGGGAGCTCCACAGTTATCCGCAGTTTATGAGACTTATAAAGCTATAAAAGATACAGGCGTTCCGATTATTGCGGATGGCGGTATTCGTTTTTCAGGGGATGTGGTAAAGGCTTTAGCTGGCGGTGCTGATAGTGTAATGATAGGTTCTCTTTTAGCGGGAACAGAAGAAGCTCCTGGCGAAATGATTTTATTTGAAGGACGGAAATTCAAATCTTACCGTGGCATGGGTTCTGTGGAAGCCATGAATATGGGAAGTAAAGATCGTTACTTCCAAGATGCAGAAGATGATATTAAAAAATTAGTGCCGGAAGGAATTTCTGGTAGAGTGCCATTCAAGGGCTTGGTTTCTGAAGTACTACACCAAATGATTGGAGGACTAAAAGCTGGTATGGGATATTGCGGAGCAGCAAACCTCGCGCAATTAAAAGAAGCTAAATTTGTTAAAATCACTGCAGCAGGAGTAGCCGAAAGTCATCCGCATGATGTACATATCACTAGAGAAGCTCCGAATTATAGTAGGAAGTAG
- a CDS encoding carbon starvation CstA family protein: MSLPLLLILSAIVLISAYFTYGRFISKKFDIKNDHETPAHTQKDGVDYVPSNKLVVLGHHFASIAGAGPIVGPIIAVTFGWIPAVIWILVGGIFIGAVHDVGSMVASLRHKGKSIGVIIHQYIGRSGKRLFLIFSFSTLILIIAVFADIIAKTFVKNPGVASTSTFFIILALAFGFFNRKLAQKKYAFAWLSIVGVILMYYFVVLGNSIPFELNYIFWVVLLLAYAFVASVTPMSVLLQPRDYLSSFLLYGLILLALVGVFVANPEVKMDSNIIFKSEDIGYLFPVLFITVACGAISGFHSLVASGTTSKQLNRETDAKVVGYGGMLIESFLAIISVCAVMVISRTDYASSLAIDGPVNMFADGMGYVISSLGIEEGLAVNFVALTISAFALTTLDTCTRLARFTFQEFFEETESKNVHRITQNRFLSTFVVVILSSIFLLSGEFTTLWPIFGSANQLLAALALLAVSVWLIKSGKKAGFLLIPMFFMFVVTLSSLFVLAFQNFENGIYSISIISGLLFVLAIVLLVLAKRCLKTEDEALKA; the protein is encoded by the coding sequence ATGAGTCTACCATTACTGTTGATTTTATCTGCCATTGTTTTAATCAGCGCTTATTTCACCTATGGCCGATTTATCAGTAAAAAATTTGATATTAAAAATGATCATGAAACGCCAGCCCATACCCAAAAGGATGGAGTGGATTATGTCCCTTCTAATAAATTGGTAGTCTTGGGGCACCATTTTGCCTCTATTGCAGGTGCTGGCCCCATTGTTGGCCCCATAATAGCAGTTACTTTTGGCTGGATTCCGGCAGTGATATGGATTTTAGTAGGGGGTATTTTCATAGGTGCAGTTCATGATGTGGGAAGTATGGTGGCTTCATTAAGACATAAAGGAAAGTCCATAGGGGTTATTATTCATCAATATATTGGACGGAGCGGAAAACGGCTTTTTTTAATTTTTAGTTTCTCGACCTTAATTCTCATTATTGCTGTTTTTGCAGATATTATTGCCAAGACTTTTGTTAAAAATCCGGGGGTGGCCTCCACTTCTACATTTTTTATTATACTAGCACTGGCTTTCGGATTTTTCAATCGAAAATTAGCTCAGAAAAAATATGCTTTTGCATGGCTTTCAATTGTTGGGGTGATTTTGATGTATTATTTCGTGGTCCTTGGAAATAGCATTCCATTTGAGCTCAATTATATTTTTTGGGTTGTTCTTTTATTAGCATATGCTTTTGTGGCCTCAGTTACGCCCATGTCTGTTTTGCTTCAGCCTAGAGATTATTTAAGCAGTTTTTTGCTTTATGGTTTAATTCTCCTGGCCTTGGTGGGCGTTTTTGTTGCCAATCCAGAAGTGAAAATGGATAGTAATATTATCTTCAAGAGTGAGGATATTGGTTATTTATTTCCCGTTCTTTTTATTACTGTAGCTTGTGGTGCTATAAGTGGATTCCATTCCTTGGTAGCATCAGGGACCACTTCAAAACAGCTCAACAGAGAAACTGATGCCAAAGTGGTTGGATATGGAGGGATGTTGATTGAATCATTTTTGGCCATTATTTCAGTTTGTGCTGTGATGGTGATCAGCCGAACTGATTATGCTAGCAGTTTAGCAATAGATGGGCCGGTAAATATGTTCGCAGATGGAATGGGCTATGTGATATCTTCATTGGGAATAGAAGAAGGTTTAGCAGTAAATTTTGTAGCGCTTACTATTTCTGCTTTTGCACTAACTACTTTAGATACTTGCACCCGTTTAGCAAGATTCACCTTTCAGGAATTCTTTGAGGAAACTGAAAGCAAAAATGTTCATCGAATTACTCAAAATAGATTTTTATCCACTTTTGTAGTCGTAATACTTTCCTCCATTTTTTTACTTTCAGGAGAATTTACTACGCTTTGGCCAATTTTCGGTTCAGCTAATCAACTGTTGGCGGCACTTGCATTATTAGCCGTTTCCGTATGGTTGATAAAATCAGGAAAGAAAGCGGGGTTTTTATTGATCCCAATGTTTTTTATGTTCGTAGTAACGCTAAGTTCTCTATTTGTGCTGGCTTTTCAGAATTTTGAAAATGGGATTTACAGCATATCTATTATTTCAGGCTTGTTATTTGTTTTGGCAATTGTCTTGTTGGTTTTAGCAAAACGATGTTTAAAGACAGAAGATGAGGCTTTAAAAGCTTAG
- a CDS encoding endonuclease domain-containing protein: MKNYQINNRPELKENRKRLRNNGTSAEAFLWNYLKGKQLKSRKFRRQFSVGNYILDFYCPAEKLCIELDGANHFTSAGFEYDKKRTEYLNTIGITVVRFENKIVFESIENVLEDIMSNFKEE, translated from the coding sequence GTGAAAAACTACCAAATCAACAATAGACCTGAATTAAAAGAAAATAGAAAAAGGCTAAGGAATAACGGAACCTCTGCAGAAGCTTTTTTATGGAATTACTTAAAAGGTAAACAATTAAAAAGTAGAAAATTTAGAAGACAGTTTAGTGTTGGGAATTATATTTTAGATTTTTATTGCCCTGCAGAAAAACTATGTATTGAATTGGATGGTGCCAACCATTTTACTTCTGCAGGTTTTGAATATGATAAGAAAAGGACGGAATACTTAAATACCATCGGAATTACGGTAGTTAGATTTGAAAATAAAATAGTTTTTGAATCAATTGAAAATGTGTTGGAGGATATTATGAGTAATTTTAAGGAAGAATAA
- a CDS encoding regulatory protein RecX, with protein MAKQLIYTIKEGKSRGARYCATQDRTQQQVRDKLYDWGLYGDEVEEVIAWLISEDFINEERFAQSYVRGHFRLKKWGRIKIKQGLEQKKISEYCITVGMKEIDVEEYQDTIIKLLEKKWQTIKDSNQYIKKQKVVRYLLQKGFESDLVWSEIDNLKA; from the coding sequence ATGGCAAAACAACTCATTTATACTATTAAAGAAGGAAAGTCTAGGGGTGCAAGATACTGTGCCACTCAAGATCGTACCCAACAACAGGTTCGAGACAAGCTTTACGACTGGGGTTTGTATGGAGATGAAGTGGAAGAGGTAATCGCTTGGTTGATTTCTGAAGATTTTATCAATGAGGAGCGTTTTGCACAAAGCTACGTTCGAGGCCATTTTAGGTTAAAAAAGTGGGGTAGAATTAAGATAAAGCAGGGGTTGGAACAAAAAAAAATATCAGAATACTGTATAACAGTGGGAATGAAGGAGATTGATGTAGAGGAATACCAAGATACAATTATTAAGCTGTTAGAGAAAAAATGGCAGACTATCAAGGATTCCAATCAATACATAAAAAAGCAAAAGGTAGTTCGTTATTTATTACAGAAAGGCTTTGAATCAGATTTAGTTTGGAGTGAAATCGATAATTTGAAAGCTTAG
- a CDS encoding nuclear transport factor 2 family protein, which translates to MNTTTLEKFKHYFSPIDFNNISILEEIYSEDIVFKDPIHEIDGIENLKAYFQKLNENLIEGTFHFTDESIMGNKAYLSWEMNLKLKRPKKNVKASGISVLIFENEIISQRDYFDAGELFYENIPILGSIIRSIKKKL; encoded by the coding sequence ATGAACACTACAACCCTTGAAAAATTTAAGCATTACTTCTCTCCAATAGATTTTAATAACATTTCTATACTGGAAGAGATTTATTCTGAAGATATAGTTTTCAAAGATCCTATTCACGAAATAGATGGAATTGAAAATCTCAAAGCATACTTTCAAAAGTTAAATGAAAATCTGATAGAAGGTACTTTCCATTTTACAGATGAATCAATTATGGGTAATAAAGCCTATCTATCTTGGGAAATGAATTTAAAATTAAAAAGACCAAAAAAGAATGTAAAAGCATCCGGAATTTCGGTTCTGATCTTCGAAAATGAAATAATCAGCCAGAGAGACTATTTTGATGCAGGCGAACTGTTCTATGAAAACATTCCTATTTTGGGAAGTATAATCCGATCCATAAAAAAGAAATTATAG
- a CDS encoding aminotransferase class V-fold PLP-dependent enzyme produces MQNQKHLFDLPGDIHYLNGAYMSPNLKAVEKAGIEGVKRKTNPTSIKEEDFFDPAEEVKSLFGKLINAPAKQITIIPSASYGLMNAVRNVPIKKGQHAITVKEEFPSDHLTLRKFCTENDADLRVISPPEFISGRTQAWTEKIVNSINEDTAVVVMSSIHWMEGLKFDLEAIGEKCSATNTYFIVDGTQSVGALPIDVKKFKIDALVCAAYKWLLGPYSTGLAFYSDKFDEGKPIEYSWMTRKDGHDFSKLTSYPEKFAQGAMRYNVGEFSNFIALPMIKSALEQILIWGTENIQNYCFELMKPFRSYLETKRIEKDDDHMVSAHLYGLFLPDKVNSTLLLDDFKANKIHLSARGRSIRISPYLYNNSKDIVATLEVLDRHF; encoded by the coding sequence ATGCAAAACCAAAAACACCTTTTTGATCTTCCAGGTGATATCCACTACCTGAATGGAGCCTATATGTCTCCTAATTTGAAAGCAGTTGAAAAAGCAGGTATTGAAGGAGTAAAGCGAAAGACTAACCCTACCTCGATAAAGGAGGAAGATTTTTTTGATCCAGCGGAAGAGGTAAAGTCCTTATTTGGCAAATTGATTAACGCTCCTGCCAAGCAAATTACAATCATTCCTTCTGCTTCTTATGGCTTGATGAATGCTGTTCGGAATGTGCCTATTAAAAAAGGTCAACATGCCATAACAGTAAAGGAAGAATTTCCAAGTGACCACTTGACGTTGAGAAAATTTTGCACTGAGAATGATGCGGATTTGAGAGTCATTTCACCCCCTGAATTTATAAGCGGAAGAACTCAAGCTTGGACCGAAAAAATTGTCAATAGCATTAATGAAGATACTGCAGTTGTGGTGATGTCCTCCATTCATTGGATGGAAGGTTTGAAATTTGATCTAGAAGCTATAGGTGAAAAATGTAGTGCTACAAATACTTATTTTATTGTAGATGGAACTCAATCTGTCGGGGCTTTGCCAATTGACGTAAAGAAGTTTAAGATTGATGCCTTAGTATGTGCTGCCTATAAATGGCTTCTGGGACCATATTCCACTGGACTGGCTTTCTACAGTGATAAATTTGATGAAGGTAAACCTATTGAATATTCATGGATGACTAGAAAAGATGGGCATGATTTCAGTAAGCTTACCTCCTATCCTGAAAAATTTGCTCAAGGTGCCATGCGTTACAATGTTGGTGAATTTAGTAATTTCATTGCTTTGCCGATGATAAAATCCGCTTTGGAACAGATTCTGATTTGGGGTACTGAAAACATTCAAAATTATTGCTTTGAATTGATGAAACCCTTTAGGAGCTATTTGGAAACTAAGAGGATTGAAAAAGACGATGATCATATGGTCAGTGCTCATTTGTACGGATTATTTCTCCCAGACAAAGTAAATTCTACTTTACTTTTGGATGATTTTAAAGCAAATAAAATTCACCTGTCTGCCAGGGGTAGGTCTATAAGGATATCACCTTACCTTTACAATAATTCAAAAGATATAGTCGCCACATTGGAAGTTCTTGATAGGCATTTCTAA
- a CDS encoding M3 family metallopeptidase — protein MDNPLLKEFNTPFQTPPFDHIKSEHFMPAIKGAITEAKQEIKNITSQSETPTFENTLEAMEFAGEKLSSVSSILFNLNSAETNEKIQEVTREASPILSEFGNDIWQNADLFERVKVVYNQKNQLELDHEQKMLLDKTYKAFIRNGADLNEKDKARFKDITKKLSQLSLTFGENVLAETNDYELVISDEKDLGGLPDSAKKQAKNTARAKGKEGKWVFTLQAPSFVPFMENADNRALRKELYKAFMSKANKNDEYDNKTIIKEIVNLRSEKTSLLGYDTYADYVLEERMAESKDNVQQFLSDLLKQSLPKAQEEVAEIESFVKELGEDIDLQRWDWAYYSEKLKKKKYAIDDELLRPYFKLENVLDGVFQSAEKLYDIRFKEVKSIPVYHEDVTTYEVSNLAGEQVAIFYADFHPREGKRGGAWMTTYRDQYRKNGEEFRPLVSNVCNFTPSTPDNPSLLTFNEVTTLFHEFGHALHAMLGNGRYGSLTGANVYWDFVELPSQIFENWCYEKECLDLFAKHYETGEKIPQDYVDKIKASSTYHEAYATVRQVSLALLDMAYFTLEREEAKDIKDVEEFEEKAMAPTKLFPSVEGTLMSTQFGHIFSGGYASGYYSYKWAEVLDADAFSLFKEKGIFNKEVSQSFKDNILSKGGSEHPMELYKRFRGREPKIEALLQRAGLK, from the coding sequence ATGGATAATCCATTATTAAAAGAATTTAACACCCCATTTCAAACCCCTCCATTTGACCATATAAAATCAGAGCATTTTATGCCGGCTATAAAGGGCGCTATTACAGAGGCTAAACAAGAAATTAAAAACATTACCTCGCAGTCTGAGACGCCCACTTTTGAAAATACACTAGAGGCGATGGAATTTGCTGGTGAAAAATTAAGTTCGGTTTCCTCTATTTTATTTAACCTAAATAGTGCCGAAACCAATGAGAAAATTCAAGAAGTAACGAGAGAAGCCTCTCCCATTCTTTCGGAATTTGGAAATGACATTTGGCAAAACGCTGATTTATTTGAGCGAGTAAAAGTGGTTTACAATCAGAAAAACCAACTGGAGCTAGATCATGAGCAGAAAATGCTACTGGATAAAACATATAAAGCCTTTATCAGAAACGGTGCGGATTTGAATGAAAAAGATAAAGCGCGTTTTAAGGACATCACCAAAAAGCTTTCCCAACTCAGTCTCACATTTGGGGAAAACGTATTGGCGGAAACCAATGATTATGAATTGGTCATTTCGGATGAAAAGGATTTAGGTGGATTACCTGATTCTGCTAAAAAACAAGCCAAAAATACTGCAAGAGCTAAAGGTAAAGAAGGAAAATGGGTGTTTACTTTACAAGCTCCAAGCTTTGTTCCTTTTATGGAAAATGCAGACAATCGTGCTTTAAGAAAGGAGCTTTATAAAGCCTTTATGTCTAAGGCCAACAAAAACGATGAGTATGATAATAAAACCATCATCAAAGAAATTGTCAACCTAAGAAGTGAAAAAACATCCCTTTTAGGTTATGATACTTATGCAGATTATGTACTTGAAGAACGAATGGCTGAAAGCAAAGACAACGTCCAGCAGTTTTTAAGTGACCTATTAAAGCAATCTTTGCCTAAGGCACAAGAAGAAGTGGCCGAAATAGAGTCCTTTGTTAAAGAATTAGGAGAAGATATTGACCTCCAGCGTTGGGATTGGGCTTATTATTCTGAAAAGTTGAAAAAGAAGAAATATGCGATAGACGATGAATTGCTTCGACCTTATTTCAAACTAGAAAATGTTTTAGATGGCGTATTTCAATCCGCGGAGAAATTATATGATATCCGCTTTAAAGAAGTTAAGAGTATTCCGGTCTATCATGAGGACGTCACCACTTATGAAGTGAGCAATTTGGCTGGTGAACAAGTGGCTATTTTCTATGCTGATTTTCACCCAAGAGAAGGCAAAAGAGGAGGCGCTTGGATGACGACTTATAGGGATCAATACAGAAAAAACGGAGAAGAATTCAGACCGTTAGTTTCCAATGTTTGTAATTTTACTCCTTCCACTCCAGACAATCCGAGTTTATTGACTTTCAACGAAGTCACCACTCTTTTCCATGAATTTGGTCATGCCTTACATGCCATGTTAGGTAATGGCCGATATGGAAGCCTAACAGGAGCAAATGTGTATTGGGATTTTGTGGAGTTACCTTCACAGATATTTGAAAACTGGTGTTATGAGAAAGAATGCCTCGATTTATTTGCTAAGCATTATGAAACAGGAGAGAAAATCCCGCAAGACTATGTAGATAAAATAAAGGCCAGCAGTACTTATCATGAAGCCTATGCCACTGTTAGGCAAGTGAGCTTAGCGCTTTTGGATATGGCTTATTTCACATTGGAAAGAGAAGAAGCAAAGGACATTAAAGATGTCGAAGAATTTGAAGAAAAAGCCATGGCACCTACCAAGTTATTTCCGAGTGTGGAAGGGACATTAATGAGCACCCAGTTCGGACATATATTTTCTGGTGGGTATGCATCTGGTTATTACAGCTACAAATGGGCGGAAGTCTTGGATGCCGATGCTTTCTCCTTATTCAAAGAAAAAGGCATATTCAACAAGGAAGTCTCTCAATCCTTTAAAGACAATATTCTTTCAAAAGGAGGCAGCGAACACCCAATGGAATTATACAAAAGATTCAGAGGCAGAGAGCCCAAAATTGAGGCTTTGCTACAGCGTGCTGGATTGAAATAA
- a CDS encoding nuclear transport factor 2 family protein, with the protein MTAEKKIAISFLEMVASAQIEEAFKVYVAEDFKHHNPYFKGDAKSLKDAMLEDAQNNPEKELKILRSLADEEFIAIHSHVKQNPADLGFVFVHFFKFKDQKIIELWDVGQEIPDEITNENGML; encoded by the coding sequence ATGACCGCTGAAAAAAAAATAGCAATTTCCTTCTTAGAAATGGTTGCCTCTGCACAAATTGAAGAGGCTTTTAAAGTTTATGTGGCAGAAGATTTCAAGCATCACAATCCCTACTTTAAAGGAGATGCAAAATCATTGAAAGATGCCATGTTAGAAGATGCGCAAAACAATCCTGAGAAAGAACTTAAGATTTTGCGTTCTTTAGCTGATGAAGAATTTATAGCAATTCACTCACACGTAAAGCAAAACCCTGCCGATTTAGGATTTGTATTTGTACATTTTTTCAAATTCAAAGATCAAAAAATCATTGAACTTTGGGATGTTGGTCAAGAAATACCAGATGAAATCACAAATGAAAACGGGATGCTTTAA
- a CDS encoding FtsK/SpoIIIE family DNA translocase: MAKNTYKSNTFKKGTEEKKSRKLNFEFGFLKDRRLHLAFGFFLLTASIFLFTAFVSYLFTGKADMSVLQSVSDTGVKASGAEMDNWLGLLGAQSAYYFIFKWFGLAAFLIPPFLFLTGYRITFNKVIFSIKSAFTFMLFFLFWFSLLLGFMVFESGKISAFSFLCGGIGYELAVLFNSLFGWGTYLVLILSLLIFIVFYFDVTSLLSFQSKIDEIGQVKDEEVSFSEETSTEKKEEVVTREEETEEEVSEESFDDASSWTVTEQKPKKATPQEELTMEVENTLENKVMQEEPPQEEAKQEMEVEESSFDEKLGKRVENYDPTLDLSSYKYPTLDLLADHDSGKVKVTQEELEANKDKILETLTNFKIKIQSIKATIGPTVTLYEIIPEAGVKISKIKNLEDDIALSLAALGIRIIAPIPGKGTIGIEVPNKNREMVSMKSVLATDKFLKSDKELPIILGKTISNDVFIADLAKMPHLLMAGATGQGKSVGLNVMLASLIYKKHPSQLKFVLVDPKKVELTLFNKLERHFLATLPGTEEPIITDTKKVVNTLNSLCVEMDRRYDLLKDAGCRNLKEYNTKFVSRKLNPEKGHRFLPYIVLVIDELADLMMTAGKEVETPIARLAQLARAIGIHLIIATQRPSVNVITGIIKANFPARLSFRVTSKIDSRTILDTGGSEQLVGMGDMLLSQGSDLIRLQCPFIDTPEIDEVVEYIGNQRGYEQAYQLPEFAGDDDESKVGEVDLSERDALFDEAAKLIVLHQQGSTSLIQRKLKLGYNRAGRLIDQLEAAGIVGAFEGSKAREVLIPDEYSLEQLLNNIDNNH; the protein is encoded by the coding sequence ATGGCAAAGAACACTTATAAATCTAATACTTTTAAAAAGGGAACTGAAGAAAAGAAATCAAGAAAGCTAAATTTCGAATTTGGATTCTTGAAGGACAGGAGGCTACATCTCGCTTTTGGCTTCTTTCTTTTGACAGCCTCTATTTTTTTATTTACCGCCTTCGTGTCCTATTTGTTTACAGGTAAGGCTGATATGAGTGTATTACAGTCCGTTTCGGATACAGGAGTAAAAGCTTCAGGTGCTGAAATGGACAACTGGTTAGGTCTTTTGGGCGCCCAGTCTGCCTATTACTTCATTTTCAAGTGGTTTGGACTAGCCGCTTTTCTAATTCCACCTTTTTTATTTCTGACTGGTTACCGTATTACTTTCAATAAAGTAATTTTTTCTATTAAAAGTGCTTTTACCTTCATGCTGTTTTTCCTATTCTGGTTCAGCTTGCTATTGGGTTTTATGGTATTTGAATCTGGCAAAATCTCCGCATTCTCCTTCTTGTGTGGAGGTATTGGATATGAACTTGCCGTGCTTTTCAATAGTCTTTTTGGCTGGGGTACTTACCTAGTTTTAATACTTTCATTATTAATATTCATAGTCTTTTATTTTGATGTGACTTCTCTACTTTCATTCCAGTCCAAAATTGATGAAATAGGTCAAGTGAAGGATGAGGAAGTGAGCTTTTCTGAAGAAACATCAACTGAAAAAAAGGAAGAAGTAGTTACAAGGGAGGAAGAAACTGAGGAAGAAGTAAGTGAAGAATCCTTTGATGATGCTAGCAGCTGGACCGTAACTGAGCAAAAACCTAAAAAAGCAACTCCTCAGGAGGAGCTCACTATGGAGGTGGAGAATACCCTTGAAAATAAAGTAATGCAAGAAGAACCCCCTCAGGAAGAGGCAAAGCAGGAAATGGAAGTGGAGGAATCATCCTTTGATGAAAAATTGGGTAAAAGGGTTGAGAATTATGACCCTACTTTAGATTTGTCGTCTTATAAATATCCTACTTTAGACTTATTGGCAGATCATGACTCAGGGAAAGTAAAAGTCACTCAGGAAGAACTGGAAGCGAATAAGGACAAAATTTTGGAAACCTTGACTAATTTCAAAATTAAGATCCAAAGTATTAAGGCAACTATTGGACCCACTGTCACGCTTTACGAGATTATCCCGGAGGCTGGGGTAAAAATTTCTAAAATTAAGAATCTAGAAGACGATATCGCGCTTAGCTTAGCGGCTTTGGGAATAAGGATAATTGCCCCAATTCCTGGCAAAGGAACCATTGGTATAGAGGTACCTAATAAGAACCGAGAAATGGTCAGCATGAAATCGGTATTGGCAACTGATAAATTTCTTAAAAGTGATAAAGAATTACCTATTATTTTGGGTAAGACCATCAGCAATGATGTTTTTATTGCTGATCTAGCCAAAATGCCACATTTGTTGATGGCGGGAGCAACAGGTCAAGGTAAATCAGTCGGACTAAATGTTATGTTGGCGTCTCTGATTTATAAGAAACATCCTTCGCAATTGAAATTTGTTTTGGTGGATCCAAAAAAGGTGGAATTGACACTTTTTAATAAATTGGAAAGGCACTTTCTTGCGACCTTACCGGGAACAGAGGAACCCATTATAACCGATACTAAAAAAGTTGTAAATACCTTGAATTCTCTTTGTGTAGAGATGGATAGGAGATATGATTTACTGAAAGATGCAGGTTGCAGAAATTTAAAGGAGTATAATACTAAATTTGTGAGCAGAAAATTGAATCCCGAAAAAGGGCATAGATTTTTACCTTACATAGTTCTAGTTATAGATGAGTTGGCTGATTTGATGATGACAGCTGGAAAAGAGGTGGAAACCCCTATTGCAAGATTGGCGCAGCTGGCTCGAGCAATTGGAATCCATTTGATAATAGCTACTCAGAGGCCGTCAGTAAATGTAATTACAGGAATCATTAAAGCTAATTTCCCAGCTCGACTATCTTTTAGGGTAACTTCCAAAATTGATTCAAGAACCATTTTGGATACAGGGGGATCAGAACAATTAGTTGGAATGGGGGATATGTTGCTTTCCCAAGGATCGGATTTGATTCGTTTACAATGTCCATTTATTGATACTCCTGAAATTGATGAGGTAGTAGAGTATATTGGTAATCAAAGAGGTTATGAGCAAGCATATCAATTACCCGAATTTGCCGGAGATGATGACGAAAGTAAAGTAGGAGAGGTTGATTTATCTGAAAGGGATGCCTTATTCGATGAGGCAGCAAAACTAATTGTTTTGCATCAGCAGGGAAGTACCTCATTGATACAGAGAAAACTAAAGCTAGGATATAACAGAGCAGGAAGATTGATAGATCAATTGGAGGCTGCTGGTATTGTAGGGGCCTTCGAAGGTAGCAAGGCAAGAGAAGTGTTGATTCCAGATGAATATAGTTTGGAACAATTATTGAACAATATCGATAACAATCATTAA